Proteins from a single region of Thermotoga maritima MSB8:
- a CDS encoding alpha/beta hydrolase gives MNIQKHGEDWKGTVVIVHGLGEHSGRYRRLVREFVSEGVQVVTFDLPGHGKSPGRRGHLRFDDVFKILNEITKDLERFVLFGHSLGGLIAIRFTQIFQPENQKGLVVSAPAILLPDTHSPVLEFMVRFLSFFVPFLTMSNGINPSDLSRNREAVEAYIRDPLVHDRISFKLASDMLSHMKKVLKDAERIKVPVLIFHGTDDRVVSFEGSKKFFEALSTEKKLVSFPGGYHELFEDPEHQKEFFKTIVEWSLEKLGGK, from the coding sequence ATGAACATCCAGAAACACGGAGAAGACTGGAAAGGTACAGTTGTGATCGTACACGGTCTCGGTGAACACTCCGGGAGGTACAGAAGACTTGTGAGAGAATTCGTTTCAGAGGGTGTTCAGGTGGTCACATTCGATCTACCAGGTCACGGCAAATCTCCCGGAAGAAGAGGGCACCTTCGTTTTGATGACGTTTTTAAAATATTGAACGAGATCACGAAAGATCTGGAAAGGTTCGTGCTCTTTGGTCACAGTCTCGGTGGATTGATAGCTATCAGATTCACTCAGATTTTTCAGCCAGAGAACCAGAAAGGGTTGGTGGTGTCGGCCCCCGCTATCCTGCTTCCAGATACCCATTCTCCGGTCCTTGAATTCATGGTGAGGTTTCTGTCCTTTTTTGTTCCATTCCTCACGATGAGCAACGGGATAAACCCGAGCGATCTTTCCAGGAACAGAGAAGCGGTGGAAGCGTACATAAGAGATCCCCTCGTTCACGACAGGATCTCTTTCAAGCTCGCTTCAGATATGCTCTCCCATATGAAAAAGGTTCTCAAAGACGCTGAAAGGATAAAGGTTCCTGTTCTCATTTTTCACGGAACTGATGACAGGGTGGTGTCTTTTGAGGGAAGCAAGAAGTTTTTCGAAGCACTGAGCACAGAGAAAAAACTGGTGAGCTTTCCTGGAGGATACCATGAACTTTTTGAAGATCCAGAGCACCAGAAAGAGTTTTTCAAAACGATAGTCGAGTGGAGTCTCGAAAAACTCGGAGGGAAATAA
- a CDS encoding pyrimidine dimer DNA glycosylase/endonuclease V — MALWRESLLAKKVLEGKTRGYRNHPQLERFKNHSEPLKAINAYLFEV, encoded by the coding sequence GTGGCACTCTGGAGGGAAAGTTTACTGGCTAAAAAAGTGCTCGAAGGAAAGACCAGGGGGTACAGAAACCACCCGCAGCTTGAACGTTTTAAAAACCATTCAGAGCCGTTAAAGGCCATAAACGCCTACCTCTTTGAGGTATAG
- the guaB gene encoding IMP dehydrogenase: MKEALTFDDVLLVPQYSEVLPKDVKIDTRLTRQIRINIPLVSAAMDTVTEAALAKALAREGGIGIIHKNLTPDEQARQVSIVKKTENGIIYDPITVTPDMTVKEAIDLMAEYKIGGLPVVDEEGRLVGLLTNRDVRFEKNLSKKIKDLMTPREKLIVAPPDISLEKAKEILHQHRIEKLPLVSKDNKLVGLITIKDIMSVIEHPNAARDEKGRLLVGAAVGTSPETMERVEKLVKAGVDVIVIDTAHGHSRRVIETLEMIKADYPDLPVVAGNVATPEGTEALIKAGADAVKVGVGPGSICTTRVVAGVGVPQLTAVMECSEVARKYDVPIIADGGIRYSGDIVKALAAGAESVMVGSIFAGTEEAPGETILYQGRKYKAYRGMGSLGAMRSGSADRYGQEGENKFVPEGIEGMVPYKGTVKDVVHQLVGGLRSGMGYIGARTIKELQEKAVFVKITPAGVKESHPHDIIITKESPNYWVQA; encoded by the coding sequence ATGAAAGAAGCCCTGACCTTTGACGATGTGCTGCTTGTTCCACAGTACAGCGAAGTCCTTCCAAAAGACGTGAAAATAGACACCAGGCTCACAAGACAGATACGAATAAATATACCACTTGTGAGTGCCGCCATGGACACAGTGACCGAAGCGGCTCTGGCAAAGGCTCTTGCAAGAGAAGGTGGCATTGGAATCATTCACAAGAATCTCACTCCCGATGAACAGGCGCGCCAGGTATCGATCGTGAAGAAGACCGAAAACGGCATCATATACGATCCTATCACCGTAACCCCGGATATGACGGTGAAAGAAGCAATTGATCTCATGGCAGAGTACAAAATAGGTGGACTTCCCGTTGTGGACGAGGAGGGAAGGCTTGTTGGCCTGCTCACAAACAGAGATGTCAGGTTCGAAAAGAACCTTTCAAAGAAGATAAAAGATCTGATGACACCAAGAGAAAAGCTCATCGTGGCCCCTCCAGACATCTCCCTCGAAAAAGCAAAAGAAATTCTCCACCAGCACAGAATAGAGAAACTTCCCCTCGTCTCAAAAGACAACAAGCTCGTTGGATTGATCACCATCAAGGACATAATGAGTGTGATAGAACATCCCAACGCGGCGAGGGACGAAAAGGGAAGGCTTCTCGTGGGTGCAGCGGTTGGAACGAGTCCTGAAACCATGGAAAGGGTGGAAAAGCTCGTAAAAGCGGGTGTGGATGTGATCGTCATAGATACCGCTCACGGTCACTCCAGAAGAGTGATAGAGACCCTCGAGATGATAAAAGCAGACTACCCGGATTTGCCGGTAGTGGCCGGAAATGTGGCGACCCCGGAAGGAACGGAGGCGCTCATAAAGGCGGGAGCGGACGCTGTGAAAGTAGGTGTGGGTCCCGGATCGATCTGTACAACGAGAGTGGTAGCTGGTGTTGGTGTTCCGCAGCTCACAGCCGTTATGGAATGTTCTGAAGTTGCGAGAAAGTACGACGTTCCCATCATAGCGGATGGAGGAATCAGATACTCTGGAGACATTGTGAAAGCACTTGCAGCCGGTGCCGAGAGTGTCATGGTCGGAAGTATCTTTGCCGGTACCGAAGAGGCACCGGGAGAAACGATACTGTATCAGGGTAGAAAGTACAAGGCCTACAGAGGTATGGGAAGCCTTGGCGCTATGAGATCTGGAAGTGCGGACAGATACGGTCAGGAAGGGGAAAACAAGTTTGTCCCCGAAGGAATAGAGGGTATGGTGCCGTACAAAGGAACCGTAAAAGACGTGGTGCATCAGCTTGTGGGCGGACTCAGATCCGGTATGGGATACATCGGTGCCAGAACAATAAAAGAACTCCAGGAAAAGGCAGTCTTCGTGAAAATCACTCCAGCTGGAGTGAAAGAAAGCCATCCACACGACATCATCATAACGAAAGAATCTCCGAACTACTGGGTCCAGGCTTAA
- a CDS encoding AI-2E family transporter, translating to MKEFRKILEDKAFFFTTLYILISFLVFKIFPDVFAVIVLMVFFTLLLDPVIRFLEKLKFGKYFSRVAALLLFFFVMVYSLYMIIPPVFNEFGSFIEFMTKVFESKIWKDYIKSPELMPVFDKIMNFLEPKLTDFLNYVFSLVTTNFVSVTTIIVFTLFGLGYTVFYIREIASFFVLIYPKSVRAEAREFFRDVYASMGRYIRVIFINAVIIGLSYWIVFEAFNLKYSAIISLWAFVTNFIPIVGVVLEYIPVLLFSLTLGVKGVLLIALFAILIHAVAFVVFIQLMKGLEKLNPVYIILSILFFGKLFGLFGSFVGVPLALFFKVFWRKFLRPLFEAG from the coding sequence TTGAAGGAGTTCAGGAAGATCTTAGAGGACAAAGCTTTTTTCTTCACGACACTGTACATATTGATTTCATTTCTCGTATTCAAGATTTTCCCGGATGTCTTTGCAGTGATTGTGTTGATGGTGTTCTTCACGCTCCTTTTGGATCCGGTCATTCGTTTCCTGGAGAAGCTGAAATTTGGAAAGTACTTCTCCAGGGTAGCAGCACTTCTTCTCTTCTTTTTCGTGATGGTTTATTCGCTTTACATGATCATTCCTCCTGTTTTCAACGAGTTTGGGAGTTTCATCGAATTCATGACAAAAGTTTTTGAAAGCAAGATATGGAAAGACTACATAAAATCTCCTGAACTGATGCCGGTGTTCGATAAGATCATGAATTTTCTTGAACCAAAGCTCACAGATTTCCTGAACTATGTCTTTTCGCTTGTAACAACGAATTTTGTCTCTGTTACCACGATAATTGTTTTCACGCTTTTCGGACTCGGCTACACCGTGTTCTATATTCGCGAAATAGCCAGCTTCTTTGTTCTCATCTATCCAAAGAGTGTAAGAGCGGAAGCGAGAGAGTTTTTCCGTGATGTGTACGCGAGTATGGGGAGGTACATAAGGGTCATCTTCATAAATGCTGTGATAATAGGACTCTCTTACTGGATTGTTTTCGAAGCTTTCAACTTGAAGTACAGCGCCATCATAAGCCTCTGGGCTTTTGTGACCAACTTCATTCCAATCGTTGGAGTGGTCCTGGAATACATCCCTGTACTTCTTTTTTCTCTCACTCTCGGTGTGAAAGGTGTTCTTCTCATAGCACTCTTTGCGATCCTCATACATGCCGTTGCCTTCGTTGTCTTCATTCAGCTGATGAAAGGCCTCGAAAAGCTGAATCCCGTTTACATAATCTTGTCCATCCTGTTTTTTGGGAAACTCTTCGGATTGTTCGGATCTTTTGTGGGAGTGCCGCTCGCTCTGTTTTTCAAAGTCTTCTGGAGGAAATTTCTCAGGCCCCTTTTTGAGGCGGGGTGA
- the pnp gene encoding polyribonucleotide nucleotidyltransferase has protein sequence MKEWRRNILGRELVVQYGKVAKQSSGSALVRFGDTVVLATANISDKAVEGIDFVPLTVEFQERFYAAGKIPGGFIKREGKPSESAILSARLIDRPIRPLFPKKLRNEVQVIVTVLSVDPNVPPDVVGIFAASLALNVSKIPFEGIVAGIRVGYRDGQFIALPSEEDIEKGLMDITVAGTKDAVTMVEGEAKEVTEEDMVKALRFAHSVIKELVDFQEEILSEFNVEKIPVVEPTPPEGLVEAFKDLLNKEELERRILVKVKKEREVALKEYEEQLLNQIAEKLSVTDLEGIKPFVSELYEDAVKKTMRRLIVEKGIRADGRKPTEIRPISCEVGLFPRTHGSALFTRGETQSLGIVTLGAPMDVQIIDTLLEEGVKRFMLHYNFPPFCTGEVKPLRGPSRREIGHGHLAERALKNMLPPEEEFPYTIRVVSEILESNGSSSMATVCSGSLALMDAGVPIKKHVAGIAMGLILEEDAEIILTDIIGMEDHYGDMDFKVAGTRDGITAFQMDCKVSGVSDELLMKALMQAREARMYILDRMYETISAPRPHLSKYAPIIKVTKVDPEKVADVIGPGGRVIKKIIKDFDVKVEIDDETGLVKVVGSSEENVDKAIELIREIAKEIEVGEVLEGKVTRIEPYGLFIEVRPGKIGLLHQSKVGEDMRQFLKKVKVGDTIKVQVINIDDLGRLQFKRVTEGENTQHGKTHSKRN, from the coding sequence ATGAAGGAATGGCGACGTAACATCCTTGGAAGAGAACTCGTAGTTCAGTACGGAAAAGTAGCGAAACAATCGAGTGGTTCAGCCCTGGTGAGGTTTGGTGACACAGTTGTTCTGGCAACCGCAAACATTTCAGACAAAGCAGTGGAAGGAATCGACTTTGTACCTCTCACCGTTGAGTTCCAGGAAAGGTTCTACGCTGCCGGAAAGATCCCCGGTGGTTTCATAAAGAGGGAAGGTAAACCCAGCGAATCCGCTATTCTCTCAGCCCGCCTCATCGACAGACCGATAAGGCCTCTCTTTCCAAAAAAACTCAGAAACGAGGTCCAGGTTATCGTGACCGTGCTTTCGGTGGATCCGAACGTTCCACCGGACGTTGTGGGAATCTTTGCCGCGTCCCTCGCATTGAACGTTTCAAAGATACCGTTTGAAGGTATAGTGGCGGGTATTAGGGTTGGTTACAGAGACGGACAGTTCATAGCCTTACCCAGTGAGGAAGACATAGAAAAGGGTCTGATGGATATCACCGTTGCTGGAACAAAAGACGCTGTCACCATGGTCGAAGGTGAAGCAAAAGAAGTAACAGAAGAAGATATGGTGAAGGCCTTGAGATTCGCCCACTCCGTCATAAAAGAACTAGTCGATTTCCAGGAAGAGATTCTCTCAGAGTTCAACGTGGAGAAAATCCCCGTTGTCGAGCCCACACCACCTGAAGGCCTCGTTGAGGCTTTCAAAGATCTTCTAAACAAAGAAGAACTGGAAAGAAGAATCCTCGTAAAGGTGAAGAAGGAAAGAGAAGTGGCTCTCAAAGAGTACGAAGAACAGCTTCTGAATCAGATTGCAGAAAAATTGTCCGTAACCGATTTGGAAGGAATCAAACCCTTTGTCTCGGAACTCTATGAAGATGCCGTCAAAAAAACAATGAGGAGATTGATAGTGGAGAAGGGTATCAGAGCGGACGGGAGAAAACCGACCGAGATCAGACCCATCTCCTGCGAGGTTGGATTGTTCCCGAGAACACATGGCTCTGCTCTTTTCACCAGAGGGGAAACACAGAGTCTCGGTATCGTTACTCTCGGCGCTCCCATGGACGTTCAGATCATAGACACACTCCTCGAAGAAGGCGTTAAGAGGTTCATGCTGCACTACAACTTTCCTCCGTTCTGTACAGGAGAGGTGAAGCCGCTCAGAGGTCCCAGCAGAAGGGAAATCGGGCATGGACATCTGGCAGAAAGAGCTCTGAAGAACATGCTTCCACCCGAAGAAGAGTTCCCCTACACCATAAGAGTGGTTTCTGAGATCCTGGAGTCCAACGGTTCTTCCTCAATGGCCACGGTGTGTTCAGGATCCCTGGCGCTGATGGATGCTGGAGTTCCTATCAAGAAACACGTTGCAGGAATAGCGATGGGGCTCATTCTTGAAGAAGACGCCGAGATCATACTCACAGACATCATTGGAATGGAAGACCACTACGGTGATATGGACTTCAAAGTGGCTGGAACGAGAGATGGAATAACTGCCTTCCAGATGGACTGTAAGGTCTCAGGTGTCTCAGATGAACTCCTCATGAAAGCGCTCATGCAGGCAAGGGAAGCGAGAATGTACATTCTCGACAGGATGTATGAAACCATCTCTGCTCCAAGACCGCATCTGTCCAAGTATGCACCGATCATAAAGGTAACCAAGGTCGATCCAGAAAAAGTGGCAGATGTCATAGGACCTGGAGGCAGAGTGATAAAGAAGATCATAAAAGACTTCGATGTGAAGGTGGAGATCGACGACGAAACAGGCCTCGTCAAGGTCGTTGGAAGTTCTGAAGAAAACGTTGACAAGGCCATCGAACTCATAAGGGAAATAGCCAAAGAAATAGAAGTGGGAGAAGTTCTGGAAGGAAAGGTCACAAGGATAGAACCTTACGGACTGTTCATAGAGGTGAGACCAGGTAAGATAGGCCTCCTTCATCAGAGCAAAGTAGGAGAAGATATGAGGCAGTTCTTGAAAAAGGTGAAAGTCGGTGATACCATAAAGGTACAGGTGATCAACATAGACGACCTCGGAAGACTGCAGTTCAAACGTGTCACAGAGGGGGAAAACACTCAGCATGGAAAGACACACAGTAAACGAAATTGA
- a CDS encoding MFS transporter, whose protein sequence is MNRNLLLFASGSFVSLIGTRIYQVALAWWLYSKTGSSEYVGLFMISSFLPAIIVSPFAGTVVDRHSRRNMMVVMDILRGVLFMYLFLMEYFSELTMALLLIVTVLVSVFDSFFNPAVDSLLPDLVRKENLVRANSLYRLLKNLSKILGPALGSLLLKVVGLAGVILINSLSFLISGIFEMFIKVEEKHLKKVSKERNMWQDIKSALLYIRSVRFILVTILVIAIMNFFTGSMHVLLPEHVSKLGKSEWVYGTLMSMLSFGGLIVTFLMATIRTRASVKTLGLNLVGYGLAVFVFAMTGNHWLMFAMYFLIGIFQTLFNINVITLLQLAIPEEMRGKIFSLISAVSFSLLPVSYGFFGFLSSYVATAHIFITTSMALIAGGVLISLQRFEG, encoded by the coding sequence TTGAACAGAAACCTCCTTCTTTTCGCCTCCGGTTCGTTCGTTTCGCTGATCGGCACCAGGATCTATCAAGTTGCACTGGCATGGTGGCTCTACTCGAAAACCGGCTCGAGCGAATACGTGGGCCTCTTCATGATATCCTCTTTTCTTCCCGCCATAATAGTGAGTCCCTTCGCTGGAACGGTGGTGGACAGGCACAGCAGAAGAAACATGATGGTTGTGATGGATATTCTCAGGGGAGTTCTGTTCATGTATCTGTTTCTCATGGAATATTTCTCAGAGTTAACGATGGCGCTTCTTCTGATCGTCACCGTTCTTGTCTCCGTGTTCGATTCTTTCTTCAATCCAGCAGTTGATTCCCTGCTTCCCGATCTGGTCAGAAAAGAAAACCTGGTCAGGGCGAATTCACTCTACAGGTTGCTGAAGAACCTCTCAAAAATACTTGGACCTGCCCTTGGAAGCCTCCTTCTGAAGGTAGTGGGACTTGCAGGAGTGATTCTCATAAATTCTCTGTCCTTTTTGATTTCAGGAATCTTTGAGATGTTCATAAAGGTTGAAGAAAAGCATCTGAAGAAAGTGTCGAAGGAAAGAAATATGTGGCAGGACATAAAATCTGCTCTTTTGTACATAAGATCGGTGAGGTTCATCCTGGTGACGATACTGGTCATTGCCATCATGAACTTCTTCACAGGTTCAATGCACGTTCTGCTACCTGAACACGTCTCGAAACTGGGAAAGAGCGAGTGGGTCTATGGAACGTTGATGAGTATGCTGTCGTTTGGGGGACTGATAGTCACATTTCTGATGGCAACGATAAGAACAAGAGCCAGCGTGAAAACCCTGGGTTTGAATCTGGTGGGGTACGGGCTGGCTGTTTTCGTGTTTGCCATGACGGGTAACCATTGGCTTATGTTTGCCATGTATTTCCTCATTGGAATCTTTCAAACCCTTTTCAACATAAACGTTATCACACTGCTTCAACTGGCAATACCGGAGGAAATGAGGGGAAAGATCTTTTCCCTGATCTCAGCCGTATCTTTCTCGCTACTGCCCGTTTCCTATGGTTTCTTTGGATTTCTCTCCAGTTACGTTGCAACGGCGCACATCTTCATAACCACTTCCATGGCGCTCATCGCAGGAGGCGTGCTGATTTCTCTTCAGAGGTTTGAGGGGTGA
- a CDS encoding aromatic ring-hydroxylating oxygenase subunit alpha gives MWFAVLSSNEVRRKPVGVRRLGRDLVFWRDSLGKVYALEDFCVHRRARLSAGKVINDRIQCPFHGFEYDGNGRVRLIPALGKNYKVPDRFRVNSYPVYEKNNIIWLWSGEGEPEKEPKFFDDIDEDFAYAEFRELWNVPFPRAVENQLDVMHLPFVHRTTIGRGNRTLVHGPVVKWIDEDSFIFYVFNEVDRGQRVKRPEELSGEESRVYLEFIFPNLWQNHISEGTRVVAFFVPVDRQKTMIYLRFYVKMTGLKPVDSIIARLSMPLNRIILHQDRRVVETQERDIRKDVLVQGDLPIMEFRKRLYKEKKLIDFLFGGGQ, from the coding sequence ATGTGGTTTGCAGTTCTTTCATCGAATGAGGTGAGGAGAAAACCCGTTGGAGTTAGGCGACTCGGGAGAGACCTGGTGTTCTGGAGGGACAGCTTGGGAAAAGTCTACGCCCTGGAAGACTTCTGCGTGCACCGGAGGGCTAGGCTCTCAGCGGGGAAGGTTATAAACGATAGAATCCAGTGCCCCTTTCACGGGTTTGAGTACGACGGTAACGGCAGGGTGAGGCTTATACCGGCCCTCGGGAAGAACTACAAAGTTCCTGATAGATTTAGGGTTAATTCATACCCGGTTTACGAAAAAAATAACATAATATGGCTCTGGTCCGGAGAAGGAGAGCCAGAGAAGGAGCCAAAGTTCTTCGATGATATAGATGAGGACTTCGCTTATGCGGAGTTCAGGGAGCTCTGGAACGTCCCGTTCCCGAGGGCGGTTGAGAACCAGCTCGACGTCATGCACCTACCTTTCGTCCACAGAACCACCATAGGCCGGGGAAACAGGACCCTGGTCCACGGCCCCGTCGTCAAGTGGATAGACGAAGACAGTTTCATTTTTTACGTGTTCAACGAGGTCGATAGGGGGCAGAGGGTCAAAAGACCCGAGGAACTCAGCGGGGAGGAGTCGAGGGTTTACCTTGAGTTCATATTTCCCAACCTCTGGCAGAACCACATAAGTGAAGGTACGAGAGTGGTAGCCTTTTTTGTTCCCGTGGACAGGCAGAAAACCATGATATACCTCCGCTTTTACGTGAAAATGACGGGATTGAAACCCGTTGATTCCATCATAGCCCGTTTAAGCATGCCCTTAAACAGGATAATCCTCCACCAGGATAGGAGAGTTGTGGAGACCCAGGAGAGGGACATAAGGAAAGATGTCCTCGTCCAGGGTGACCTGCCCATAATGGAGTTTCGCAAAAGGCTTTATAAGGAAAAGAAACTGATTGATTTCCTGTTTGGTGGAGGTCAGTGA
- a CDS encoding tetratricopeptide repeat protein: MRIIFILLLLIPSLLTMALSLEEIKSLSKTNLDNAIDLFLDYMKKHPSDPELENVGEFLFAKKKLVEKHPSLSREIISEDFHGLLEKLRDTEEMFSEEEVPLLEEIFPELKSFAEKLQDVEEFLSSPFFWKLGISLKIENPEKFAEDLVNRFLEDPFVFSFEVVEALSKVENAEEIAYHLVRKAKEIPLKEESYSYILRLFEVAHHLGYSETDELEEQIKKYFSISAKVNASGNVEEILDEYEQLTIPKEKLREKLAAVSKKSKVSEEKRGRYYPFLLVLLALPFLSARFRASFYRRIGMKKRAASIYLKLLQKQPENVKLRLKLARLYEEIGMHEEAMKEYEIIKKLS; encoded by the coding sequence TTGAGAATTATCTTCATTCTTCTTCTACTGATACCTTCTCTTCTAACTATGGCGCTATCCCTTGAGGAAATAAAAAGCCTTTCGAAGACGAATCTGGACAATGCCATAGATCTTTTTCTCGACTACATGAAAAAGCACCCCTCTGATCCAGAATTAGAAAATGTTGGAGAGTTTCTCTTTGCCAAAAAAAAGCTCGTTGAAAAACACCCCTCCCTCTCTCGGGAAATCATCTCAGAAGACTTTCATGGTCTCCTTGAAAAACTAAGAGACACAGAAGAAATGTTCTCCGAGGAAGAGGTTCCCCTGCTGGAAGAAATCTTTCCGGAGCTGAAGAGTTTTGCTGAGAAACTGCAAGACGTGGAGGAATTTCTCTCTTCACCATTTTTCTGGAAACTCGGCATCAGTTTGAAAATAGAAAACCCCGAGAAGTTCGCCGAAGATCTTGTGAACAGGTTTCTTGAAGATCCTTTCGTGTTCTCATTCGAGGTGGTGGAGGCTCTCTCGAAGGTGGAAAATGCCGAAGAAATAGCCTACCATCTTGTGAGAAAAGCAAAGGAGATACCTCTGAAAGAGGAGAGTTACTCCTATATTCTGAGACTTTTTGAAGTGGCACATCACTTGGGATACAGTGAAACAGACGAACTCGAAGAACAGATAAAGAAATACTTTTCCATCTCTGCAAAGGTGAACGCCTCTGGGAACGTGGAAGAGATCCTCGACGAGTACGAACAGCTCACCATTCCCAAGGAAAAGCTCAGAGAAAAACTGGCCGCTGTTTCAAAAAAGTCGAAGGTGTCTGAAGAGAAAAGAGGTAGATATTACCCGTTTCTCCTGGTTCTTCTTGCTCTACCGTTTCTTTCTGCTCGATTCAGAGCGTCTTTTTACAGGAGAATCGGCATGAAAAAAAGAGCAGCTTCGATTTATTTGAAGCTGCTCCAGAAACAGCCGGAAAACGTGAAGCTTCGATTGAAGCTCGCCCGTCTTTACGAAGAAATCGGCATGCACGAAGAAGCGATGAAAGAGTACGAAATCATAAAGAAACTCTCTTAA
- a CDS encoding M16 family metallopeptidase — protein sequence MERHTVNEIEIFTIPFDKARTISCAFLIKKGSAHEPEELAGISHFIEHMAFRGTKSYDHFSLKYTVEVVGGTLNAFTDKLATAYYAKVPEFHFGKTLNVLKEITFYPIFSPEDTEIERKIILEEYKMSQDDPTSKLFDTLVETVWPGPYGRPIIGRKETIEKISSEDLREYHRKNYNLPDTKIILAGKVNDDYLSLLEKELSELERNKPGDPLPPPPSFEHTEPRYIVRNDLEQVHIAMARPICGRISEDIYPLYALNTALGSGMSSILFHEIREKEGFVYDVFSQIYALKETGIIIVYAALSPEKIDEFFSKMKDVLSNESLFMKNFEYGKMRYLGKLDMVTDNPAGMMSFVIDDLSNDSLETIEERVERIKNVSKEDYRRAYERFIAGNWSVFGIGPESGKIIEKHEMIV from the coding sequence ATGGAAAGACACACAGTAAACGAAATTGAGATTTTCACCATACCATTCGACAAGGCGCGGACGATCTCCTGCGCCTTTTTAATTAAAAAGGGATCCGCTCACGAACCAGAAGAACTTGCGGGGATCTCCCATTTCATAGAACACATGGCTTTCAGGGGAACAAAAAGCTACGATCACTTTTCTCTCAAGTACACCGTAGAAGTGGTTGGAGGAACTCTCAATGCCTTCACCGATAAACTCGCCACCGCTTATTATGCAAAAGTTCCGGAGTTTCACTTCGGAAAAACGCTGAACGTGTTGAAAGAGATAACTTTCTATCCCATTTTCTCTCCCGAAGACACCGAGATAGAGAGAAAGATCATTCTTGAAGAGTACAAGATGTCCCAGGATGATCCAACCAGTAAACTCTTCGATACTCTGGTGGAAACTGTCTGGCCCGGGCCCTACGGAAGGCCCATCATTGGAAGGAAGGAAACTATTGAGAAGATCTCGTCGGAAGATCTCAGAGAGTATCACAGGAAAAACTACAATCTTCCGGATACCAAAATCATCCTCGCTGGAAAAGTAAACGATGACTACCTTTCTCTTCTGGAAAAAGAATTGAGCGAATTAGAAAGGAACAAGCCAGGAGATCCTCTTCCACCTCCACCTTCGTTCGAACACACGGAACCCAGATACATCGTGAGGAACGACCTGGAGCAGGTACACATTGCCATGGCAAGACCCATTTGTGGAAGAATCAGTGAAGATATATACCCGCTTTATGCTCTCAACACCGCACTGGGAAGTGGAATGAGCTCCATTCTGTTCCACGAAATAAGGGAGAAAGAGGGCTTCGTTTACGATGTGTTCTCCCAGATCTACGCGCTGAAGGAAACAGGAATCATCATCGTGTACGCGGCTCTTTCTCCTGAAAAGATAGATGAGTTCTTCTCAAAGATGAAAGACGTTCTCTCCAATGAATCTCTTTTCATGAAGAATTTCGAATACGGAAAGATGAGATACCTTGGAAAGCTCGATATGGTCACAGACAATCCAGCCGGCATGATGAGTTTCGTGATCGATGATCTCTCTAATGACTCTCTGGAGACCATAGAGGAAAGGGTCGAGAGAATAAAGAACGTTTCGAAAGAAGACTACAGAAGGGCCTACGAGAGATTTATTGCGGGTAACTGGAGCGTGTTCGGAATAGGACCTGAGTCCGGGAAGATTATTGAAAAACACGAGATGATCGTTTGA
- the rpsO gene encoding 30S ribosomal protein S15, with product MSLDPEKKNEIIKEFQIHENDTGSVEVQIALLTARIKHLTEHLRKHPKDFHSRRGLMKMIGRRRKMLKYLRHKKPEVYRELIAKLGIRK from the coding sequence GTGTCTCTCGACCCTGAAAAGAAAAACGAAATCATCAAGGAATTCCAGATCCACGAGAACGACACAGGATCCGTTGAGGTGCAGATCGCTCTTCTCACTGCGAGGATCAAACATTTGACAGAGCACCTGAGAAAGCATCCAAAGGATTTCCACTCCAGAAGAGGACTCATGAAGATGATCGGAAGAAGAAGAAAAATGTTGAAGTACCTGAGACACAAGAAACCGGAAGTTTATCGAGAACTCATCGCCAAGTTAGGAATCAGGAAATAA